Below is a genomic region from Helicobacter pylori.
TCACAGGGTCTAATCCCTTGCCATCATCAGAGATTTTAATCACAATGTGGTTACCCTCATTATACGCGCTCAATTGCACTTTACCGGTTTCAGGCTTGTTAAGCCTTCTTCTTTCTTCTAGAGGCTCAATCCCATGATCGCATGAGTTGCGGATAATGTGGATGAGCGGATCGCCAATCTCTTCTACAATGGATTTGTCTAATTCGGTTTCTTCGCCCTCAATGATCAATTCAATGCTCTTGCCTAATTCCCGGCTCAAATCCCTTACCATGCGAGGGAATTTATTGAACACTTTGCCCACTGGTTGCATCCTGGTTTTCATCACCGCAAGTTGCAAGTCTGTCGTTACCGCTGAAATAGAAGAAACCACCTGGTTTAATTCCTCTAAAAACTTTTCCCCATCATAGCGTTCTTCCACATCGCTATAAATCCTGATCAAGCGATTTTTGCCCAACACAAGCTCACCGATTAAATTCATTAAGTGATCCAAGCGGCGCACATCCACCCTAACGGTTTGCTCCACGCCAATAGAGGGGGCTTTATTTTCTTCAGTATCCGCTTTAGCCTTAGCTTTAGTTTCGGTTTTGGGGGTTTCTTTTGTTGGGGTAACTTCTTGTTTGGGTTTGGCTTCTTGTTTTTTTTGGGCTCTTCGTTCTTTATCGGCTTCTTGGCGCTTGTTGAGTAGCCGTTCAATTTCCGCTTCCACTTCTTCAGCGCTCATGTTAGTATAATCCAAATCCGGCTCATCGGCTAGCGGGTTATCGCTCGCGGGGTTTTCTGCAGTAGGGGTTTTTGCCTTGTTTTCTTTATTTTCTTCTTTCACTTCTTTTTTCACTTCTTCTTTGGAAACTTCTTTAGTTCCTGAAGTTTCTTTAGTGCCATCTAAATTTTGGCTTGTAATAGCTTGAAGCTGTTTGACCGCTTCTTCAATCTCGTTTTCCTTGCCGTTATTAGCATCAGAGCCGGTATCTCTAATCGTTACGAGTAAAGTTTTCATCAAATCAATGGAGCGCAACACGACATCCATAATATCAGGCGTGATTTTGATTTCGCCCTTTCTGGCGCGATTCAGGACATCTTCCATGTTGTGCGTGAGGTGCGTGAGAATGTTGAGATTCAAAAACGAGCTAGAGCCTTTAATAGTATGAGCGACTCTAAAAATGCGATTGAGCAAGTCCAAATCCTCAGGGTTATGCTCCAACTCCACTAAATCCTGATCCAACTGCTCGTTCATTTCAAAGGCTTCAATCAAGAAGTCCTCCATTATTTCTTGCAAATCATCCATTTAAAACCCCTTTTTAGCGTTTGAGATAAGAGTATTTTACAATTTTATAAAAAGAATTACGCATTCTTGTCTAAAATCTTAGAAATTTCTTCGGTGAATTTCTCTGCGTCAAACTTGACTAAATACGCTACAGCCCCCATTTCTTTAGCCCTTTCAGCGCTGTAATTATCGCAAATAGAAGAATTAAAAATCACAGGAATATAGGCAAACCTAGGGTCTTTTTGGAGCTTGAATAAGAAATGATAGCCATCCATTTTAGGCATTTCAACATCTGAAATAATGAATTTCAAATGTTTCCTCAAATCGTCCCCGTATTTTTTGAACAACATTTCTAATTTGTTCAGCCCGTCTTCCCCATCCACAGCTTCAGTGATGCTAAAACCCAATTTACTCAAATGGTTTTTTAAGGTTTTTCTCGCCGTTCTGCTATCGTCTAAAAACAACACTTCGCCTTCAAAACGCTCTTTATTAGGGGTATCTTTAGTGTTTTTGGCGTCTTCATTAAGTTTTAAATCGTCTAAAATGCTTTCTAAATCCAAAATGAGCAAGGTTTTGTCGTTTTCAATGCGGGTCGTGCCGGTGATATTTTCTTTATTGATGCTATTAGAGGCGCTAAAGGATGCAGGCTCCACATCTTTCCAGCTAATGCGCCTGATACGCCTAGCCGAATGGACTAAAAAGCCCAATTTGACATTATTAAATTCCGTGATAATGACGATTTTTTCGTTTTCCTTGCTTTTATCTGGGACAATCCCTATCCATTTAGCCAAGTCTATAAGCGGAATGATCGTGGAGCGCAAATCAAACACGCCGATAATGTAATCCAAATTCGTGGGGTATTCAAAAAGGGTGGGCATGGGGATGATTTCTTGGACTTTAGCCACATTAATGCCATAAATCCCCTCATAAGGGACGCCCTCTTGCATGCCATAAATACGAAAATCCACGAGTTCTATCTCACTTAGTTTTAAATCGTTAGCTGTTTTTTCTGCCATGATTTAGGCGTCCTTATTTTGAGATGGTTCTAAAACGCTTGATGATACCTTAAAAAGGCTTTGTTCGTAATAAAAGGAGGGCAGTGGGCAATAAATAGGCGCATTCAAGGGGATTTTTGCACCGCTTTTGAGGTGAAAATGCCCCTCTATAATGCCGTCAATGTTACCAATGTTAAGATTTTTAATGTAGTTTTGATAGGCTTTTAGGCGCTTTTCAATAAAGGCTTTTAATTCTTTTGGATCTAATTCCCAAAGGCGGATGGGTTTTTGATAAATGAGTTTTTTAAAAAGAGGGTATAAGGTTTTAAAACTTAATAAATTTAAAAAAGTTAAAAAAAATCTAGCCCAAGTGGAAGTGAGTTGCGTGATGTAAAATTCATACGCTTTAGTGGTGAATAAATCCCCATGGGCTAGTAAAAAGCGTTTGTTATCATGTTGGAATAATACGGGCTGGTTTTGGCGCTCAAAAACCACCACTTTAGAATTGAATACAAAACGCATGGAAAAATCATGGTTGCCTTCAAAGTAAAAGACTTGTGAAATTTCGCTTAAAGCATGGATTAAACCAATGATTTTTTGCTGCTCTTTGTCTAGGGGTAAATAGCCCACAAGAACATGGAAAATATCGCCCATGAAAAAGACTTGTGGGGGTTTGGCGCGTAAAAGTTCTTTAAGCGTATTGATTAAATGAGGGCTTTTAGGCAAAAAATGCGCATCAGAGATAAAAACAGCCCCGCTTTTAAGTGCATAAGATTCTAGCATCTTACTCTTTGAACAAAAAAGAGCCAATCCTCAAAAGATTCGCCCCACAAGCAATCGCTAATTCAAAATCATCACTCATGCCCATTGAAAGAATACTCGCGTTCTTTAATCGGTCAAAAAGCTTTTTGGTGGTGGTAAAGGATTTCTCAATCTCCTTTTCATCATCAACATGAGCGCCTATACACATAAGCCCCTTAAGTTTGAGATGCTTGCAAGTTTCACTGATTTGAGAATAAATTTCTAGCGTTTCTTCAGGCACCACCCCGTTTTTACTTTCCTCATACGCGCTATTAACCTGTAAAAGAGCGTTTAGATTGACGCCCAATACTTCGCAACGCTTTTCTATCTTCAAAGCGAGTTTTAAAGAGTCTAAAGAATGCAAAAGAGCGGGTTTTAAATTCAAAAGCGCATTGATTTTATTCTCTTGTAAAGAGCCTATCATGTGCCATTCAAGGGGTAAATGCTCTAAAGAGCGCATTTTAGTTTTTAAATCTTGAACTCTATTTTCTCCAAAAGCCCTTTGAGAGCAGTTGTAGTAATGTTGGATAGCTTCTAAGGAAGCGTTTTTTGAAACAGCCACGATTTTGACAATATGGTGCCTTGAATAGGCGATGCGAGCCTTTTCTATTTTGGTGATGAGAGTATCAATCCTTTGGCGGTAATCTAACATAATTCTTCTTTATGGCTATTCTTTATAGATCTTCTTTGTGCGTGCTGAAAGAATGCGTGAGATGGAATTTTTGATTTAAAGTTTCAAAATCTTTTAAAAGCCCTTTCTTTTTCAAATTTTCTATGACTTCCATGGAGCAATTGGTTTCGGTGGGCCATTCTCTAAAATGTTTATCCATAACGCCCTTATTGGTAGCGTCTATAAAAAAACAATGTTTAGAGGTGAGAATATCACGCTTAGCGTCAATATTATTAACGATGCGCCATAACAGCATGTAAGGGTTGTTTAAATCGTTGCTGATATGCTCTACAAAGATGACAATGCGTAAATGCTCTTCAAAACCGAGCAAGTTTTTAGCCAATTCAATGACGCTTTTATCTTTCTTTTCCACGCTAATGAAGCAAATGGGGTTACGGGTGTGCGGGTAGTATTGCTTCAAAAGAACGATATTGGGCATTTTATCTTGTAAAAGCGCTAGTAGGGCGTTATCGTTTAAAAGCGTGGGGTAGGGGGTATTGCTTTTAGAGGTCGCATCAATACCGAGTTTCCCCCCCATAGCGTATTCAGGGCTTGCATGATCTAAAGCGTCGCATATGCCTTGAGAGATGAGAATTTTTTCTTTAGAAAAATTTTCTAATATATACTCAATGATAGCGTTGGTGTCTCTTAGATTGGGAGCGTCTTCATTGACAAAAATCGCATGTTTGACAAAACTCATCTGCCCCACACCCCAAAAAGCATGCATGACTTGCTTGGCATGAGCGTTATAGCGCGTGTGTATTTTGGCTAAAATCAAATTATGAAACACCCCATTTTCTGGCATATAATAATCTATAAGATTGGGGGCGTTCATTTGGAGTAAGGGTAAGAACAAGCGTTCAGTCAAATACCCCATGTATTTGTCTTCTAAAGGGGGTTTGCCCACCACAGTGGCTAAGTAAATGGAATCTTTTTTATAGCTAATGGTTTTGACTTCTAAAACAGGGTAAGGCTCAATGGGGGTATAATAGCCAGTGTGATCCCCAAAAGGCCCTTCAAGCTCTAATTTTTCGCAATCCACAAACCCTTCTATCACAATATCGCAATCTTTTGGCACGCTCAAAGGATTGCTCAAGCATGGCATTACGCACGCTTTTTTTCCTCTCATAAACCCATAGAGCATGAGTTCATAAATCCCATAAGGTAAGGGGGCTGTCGCGCACCATGTGTAGAGCAAATCCCCACCAATAGCGATACTGACGGGCATTTTGACTTTAGCCTTAGCGTATTCGTGGAAAAAGAGTTGGGAGTCTTTATGGATTTGCCAATGCAAGCCTAAATGGTTTTTATCATAAACTTGCAAACGATACATGCCCAAATTCTTTTTTTTATGATCCAAGCTTTGGGTATAGACTTGCCCCATAGTGATAAAAGCCCCGCCATCTTTTTCCCAAGTTTTTAAAACGGGCAGATCCCACAAATTGACTTCTTTATCTTGCTTGATAATGAGATCTTTAGGGCGAGTGGTTTTTTTAGGGAAAATGTGTCTTAAATCCCATAAATCTTTTAAGACTTTCAAACCCTCAGTGAAATTTTTAGGAGCACTAAAGTGCAAGAACGCTTGCATGCGTTGTTGCAGGCTTTCTATGGGGGTTTTTAACAAAAGATCCAGGCGTTTGAAAGAGCCAAAAGCGTTCATTAAAACCGGCATGTCAAAGGTTTTGATCTGGCCATGTTCTTTTCTTATGGGTTGCGTGAATAAAAGGGCTTTGCCCCCATTAGGTTTTTTCGCTTCTATATAGGCTAGATGAGCGATTTCCAAATCCACTTCAAGGGGGGTGTCAATGATTTCTAATTCATCATGTTTTTTTAAAAGCTTTAGAAAATCTCGCATCCAACTACCTTAAATAACCACATAATGAACGCTTAAGCATGCAGGAATATTTTTAAGCTCTTCTAAAACTTCCAAAGAAACTTCTTCATCTACAATAATGAGTGCTAGGGCTTCTTTTTGCGTGTTACGCCCCAAACGAAAATCAGCGATGTTAATGCCATGCCTAGCGAACGCATTCCCCACACTCCCAATAACGCCTGGAATATCTGTATTCCTAAATAGAAGCATTTTACCTTTTGGCTCTATATCAATATGAAACCCATCAATCTCAGTGAGTTTTAAAATATATTCTTCAAACACCGTGCCGCTCACGCTGATTGAACCATTAGCCGCATTTAGAGTTAAAGAGAGCATGTTTTTATAGGGCGAAGCGCTTTCTTTAAGACTAACCTTAATCTCAATGCCTCTTTCTTTGGCCACAAAGGGGGCGTTAATGTAATTGATTTTATCCCCTACAACAGGTTTTAACACCCCCACTAACGCAAAGGCTACAAGGGCGTCTTTGAATTGGTTGATCTCCCCACAAAGACTAAGCTCAATTTTTTGGCACACGCCCTTATGGATTTGACTGGAAAAATAACCCAATTTTTGCGCTAAATTCAAGTAGGCTTTCGCGCTTGCATCAAAAGCTTGCATGGGTAAATTCAAAGCATGCGGGTGGCTTGAACCCCTTAAAGATTCCATAACCCCTTGAGCGGCTTGTTTGGAAATTTCTTCTTGGGATTCTAAAGTGTTCGCGCCAATATGGGGGGTCGCATAAACATTGGGCAAGTCTAAGAGCTTGTTGTGAATGCCAGGCTCTTTAGAAAAGACATCAATGCCAAGCCAACGCACTTTTTTGGTTTCTAAAGCTTCATAAAGAGCGTCTTCATTATAAAGCCCCCCTCTAGCGCAATTGATCAAAATAACCCCTTTTTTCATGCGTTCGATCTCTTTAGCGCCTATCATGTTAATGGTTTCTTTGTTTTTAGGGGTGTGGATAGTGATCATATCGCATTGCAAAATGTCTTCAAAATTTTTTGTGTAAATGACCCCTAAATCAGTGGCTTTTGAAGAAGGGATATAAGGATCATAGGCTAGAACCTCCATTTCAAAGGCTTTAGCCCTAATGCCCACCCTAGAGCCAATATTCCCAAAACCAATGATGCCTAGCTTTTTATTTTTCAATTCCGTGCCATACCAATCTTCTCTTTTCCATAACCTTTGGTGTTTGATTTGATCGTTCGCGCAAGGGAACGAACGCACCGCATTGATCAAATGCGCCATGGTCAATTCCACGGCGGCAATCGTGTTAGCGGTAGGGATATTCATCACTACAATGCCTTTTTGAGAGCAGCTTTCTAAATCAATATTATCCACTCCCACGCCCGCTCTCACGATGGATTTTAAATTAGTTAAGGGTTTTAAAAAATCGCTTGTGATAGGGGTCATGCTACGCGTGATGAGCGCATCCATGGGAGTGAGTTTTTCTAAAAGCTCATTTTTGGGGCATTTGGAATAATCATGCAAGACAATGTCTTTTTGAGCTTCTAAAATTTGAATGCCTTTAGCATGGATGGGGTCGCAAATGGCTACTTGATACATTTTTATCCTTTGAATTTAAAAAACAGCATGATAGCGTATTTTATAATAGTCTAAATCAGCTAAAAAGCGTTCTTTTTTGTTTTTATCTAAATAGATGATGAGGTTAGGTTGGTTTTTGGTGTTATCGTAAGCGTAATCAATTTGTTCTTTCTTAAGGATTTCTTTTAAGCACCACCATTGATAGTCCTTTAAATCCTTAATGATAAGCTTTGAATATTCCCTTTTTTTTTCTTCAAAAGGGATTTCAAAATGATGCTCTATAACAGGGTAATTGATAACTTCTTGCACATCAAGGTTTTGAGAAAGGGCGTTATTGCGATCTTCTTCGTTATGAGAGGCTTTTTCATTATGAGAGGTTTCATCAGGGCTATTTTCTTCTAGGTTGATGTCATGGTTTTTTGCGTCTGTTTGAGAGTAGCTTTTATTTGTTTGAGAGATCGCATTTGTTTGAGAGATCGCATGAGAAGTAGCGGGCATTTCTTTTTTAACGCTTAAAAACAAATAGGCTAAAACGCCAAGAGCGACAGCTAGGGAAATAAAAGCAACAACACTCTTAAATCTCATGCTATTCTTATGTTTTTAAAATCGCTCTTTAGAGTTTTTCTTTAAGAATATCCCCTAAAGTCATTTTATCATCGCTCGTGTTAAAAGCTTGCAATTCTTCTTTTTCTTTTTTGCGCTCTAACCTATACACAGAAGCACGCACCTTGTTGTTAGATTTTTCAATCGCAACCACCACGCATGTGATTTCTTGCCCTATTTTGATTTCATCTTTTTTCAAGGGGTTCAAATCTTCATTTTTGATGAGCACATCAATGCCATCAGCATTAATGAATACGCCAAAATCCTTAATACTCACCACTTTGCCTTGAATCACGCTATCTGTTTTATGCTTTTGAGCGAATTCTTCTGTAGGGGAAGTAACTAGGTGTTTCGCGCTCAAAGAAATCTTTTTATCTTTTTTGTTGATTTTAAGGATTTTCACTTTGATCACATCGCCAATTTTATAGTGGTCTTTGCATTTTTTATCTTTATCCCAAAAAGCGTCGTGATTGTGGAGCAAACCATCCACCCCACCCAGATTCAAAAACGCCCCAAAATCCGTTAAAGTCGCTACTTTGCCTTCTAAAACATCCCCCACTTGGTGTTTGGATTCAAAAACATCAAAAGGCTTGTTAGTGAGTTGCTTTAAAGAAACCCTTAAACGGCGATTTTTTGGATCAATGTCAATGATCTTCACATCAATCTCTTGCCCCACGCTCAAATACTTGCTAGGGTGGCTGACATTTTTATCCCAAGAGATTTCAGAAACATGCAAAAAGCCTTCAATATCATTACCAATATCCACAAACGCCCCATAATTTTCAATATTGCTCACCACCACCTTAATGGCGTATCCGGGTTTTAGCTTGTCTTGGATCTCTTCCCATGGGTCTTCTATGGTCGCTTTTATGGAGAGTGAAAGGCGTCTTTTTTCTTCATCATAAGCGATGGCTTTGACACAGACTTCATCGCCCTCTTTGTAGTATTTTTCAGGGTTTACCGGTCCTTTATGGCTGATTTCAGAATAATGGACTAAGCCCTCAACCCCCTTAACTTCTACAAAAATACCAAAAGGGGTGATCTGGCGCACAACTCCTAACACCGGCTCTGTAGCTTCTAACAATTCTTTAGAAACTTCAAGCTGTCGTTTGTCATTGACTTCAAAGAATCGTTTGCGAGAAATATTGATAGAATGGTTTTCCTTATCCACACGAATGATGCACGCTTTAATGCGTTTGCCGATATGGTTTGCGTCATTCTTTAAAGAAGAGTGCGAGCGGGAGAGAAAATACTCCACGCCTTGAGACTCCACGATATAGCCCCCTTTATTCTTGCCTACAATCTTGCCTTCAATAATGGCGTTTTCATAGTTTTCGCCTAATTCTTCAATTTTCGCTTGAATCTTTTGTTGGGAAATGGCCTTTTTGTAGGAAACGCTAGGATGTTCACCTTTTTCGGACACATGCACGATAATGGGGTCATTTTTTTGATACAGCAACTGCCCCTTTTCATCGGTGATCTCGCTCAAAGCCAAACGACCTTCTGTCTTACCGCCCACGCTCACCATGGCATAACCATCATTCTCATTGATGGAAACGATTAGCCCTTCTTTGATAGTGCCTTTTTCTAGGGTTTCTTCTTTTTTTAAGAGTTCTGCGAAGTTTTCCTCCTCGTCATTAAAGTTCTGATCATCTGGTATCTTGCTCATTGACTGCCTTACTATAAAATAAATATAAAATCCTTAGGGGTATTGTATCCTTTTTTGGCTTACAAAATCGTTTAAAAACTAACAATCAGCGGTTTTTTTAAAGAAAATTTTCAAAATGTGTTAAATCGTGCTGATTTTTTGCTTGACATTTTCTATAATCCAATCCGGCGTGGAAGCCCCAGCGGTAATCCCGCACAATTTTTTATCCTTAAACCACGCTAACTCTAATTCGTTTTCATCTTCTACCAAGTAGCTGTCTTCACAATGCTGTTTGGCGATGCTTAAGAGCTGTTTGGTGTTTGAAGAAGTTTTACCGCCCACGACTATCATAATATCCACTTCCTTACTCAAATCCAAAGCGGCTTTTTGGTTGTAAGAAGTAGCGTTACAAATCGTGTTAAAAATACGCACTTCAGTGCATCTTTCCACCAAATAAGAAGCGATTTGCAAGAGTTTTGGGGTTTGCTTGGTGGTTTGAGAAACTAAAGCCACTTTCCGTTGGAGCTTTTTTTCTTGCAATTCTTCTAAAGAATTGATGACTAAAGCCTGGTTAGTGGCATAGCTGATCACGCCCTTGACTTCAGGGTGGTTAATATCCCCAAAAAGCACGATTTGATACCCTTCTTTGCTCATGGATTCCACAATTTGCTGGGGTTTGATCACATACGGACAAGTCGCATCAGTGATTTTGACCCCCTTATTTTTCAAGTATTCTAAATCCTGCTTAGGAATGCCATGGGTTCTTATGATCACGCTCTTATTTTTAGGGATTTTTTTAGGGTCTTCTTCAATTTTCACATTGAAGTTTTTTTCCAAACGATTGATTTCTTTAGCGTTATGAATGAGCGAGCCAAAAATCAAGCTGTTTTGATTTTTTTCAGCGATTTGTATCGCTCTTTTGACGCCAAAACAAAAACCATAATCCTTAGCCATTTTAATTTCCATTGAGACTCCCTTTTTTGAATAGATTGAGTAAGCGTTTGAATTGCGGGAAAGAAATGTTTGCGCATTCTAAATTATCAATTTCTAAAGGCAATGCTAAAGTTAAAATAGCGAAACTCATCGCAATCCTGTGATCGTTAAAGCTTTGGATAAGGGGGGGTTTTTTTTGAGAAAGGCGCTGTTTTAATTGAGTTATATCTTCTAATCCCTCTATGTAAAATCCGTCTTCAAACTCTTCGCACTCAATCCCTAAAGCTTTGAAATTAGAAACAACCGCTTTAATCCTATCGCTTTCTTTAGATCGTAAATCTTTAGCGTTTTTGACCATGCTTTTGCCTTTTGCAAAAAGCATAGCGATACTTAAAGCAGGGATTTCATCAATAAGGCTGGCGATATTTTGATCAATATTAATCGCTTTTAAAGAGGCATGCTCTATATAAATATCGCCAATCATTTCTAAATCTTTGGATTGAAACGCATACTCTATGGAAGCGCCCATTTTTTTCAACGCTTCAAAAGCTTCTATGCGGGTGGGGTTGAGCAAGACATTTTTTAAAAGAAGGCGGCTTTTTGGCGTAATCGCACAAGCGAGAGCGAAAAAAAACGCGCTAGACGGATCATTAGCTATGGTAAAATCAAAGGCTTCTAGGGGTTTTTCTAGGGGTGAAATCATTAAAACGCCGTCTTGATTTTGAATATCAGCTCCCAAACTTTTAAGCATGATTTCTGTGTGGTTACGGCTAAGCTCATTTTCTTTATAGGCGCTTGTGCCTTGAGCTTGTAAGGCGCTTAAAATAAAAGCGCTTTTGACTTGAGCTGAAGCGATAGGGCTTTCATAATGGCAAGCTTTTAAGGAACTCCCTAAGATCACTAAGGGGGCGAAATGGTTATCCTCTCTCCCTAAAATTTTTGCTCCAAAAGCTTTCAAAGGCTCAATGATTCTTTTCATGGGGCGTGCGTTTAAGGAATTGTCCCCGCTTAAAACAAAAAGGCCTTTTTGAGCGCTTAAAAGCCCGCTGTATAAACGCATACTGGTGCCAGAATTGTTGCAATTTAAAATCTTGTTAGGCTCTTTTATAGTTGTTGGGGGTGTGATTTTAAAAGAATTTTTTGCGGTATTTTCCACTTTAGCCCCTAAATTTTGAGCGATTTCTAAAGAGCTTAAACAATCTTCTCCCATTAAAAAATTCCGCACGAAACAAGGCTTTTGAGCGAGCAAGCTAAAAATAACGGCTCTGTGCGAGAGCGATTTATCGCTAGCGTTAATGTCAAGCTCTATCACATGTTATCCTTTATATTATCCCTTAAGGCGAGCGTTAAATTCTTTTTCTAAAATTTCAAGCGCTTTTTGCACGGCTGAATTGACCTCTTCATCATTTAGGGTTTTTTCTAAAGAATGGATCACGCAACGCACGCTTAAGGCTATGGAATTATGGCTTTCTTTAAAAATATCAAGGGGTAGAATCTCGCTTAAATTAGGGATTTGAGCGTCTTCTAGGGCTTTTTTAATCCTGCTAAAAGCGG
It encodes:
- a CDS encoding 30S ribosomal protein S1 produces the protein MSKIPDDQNFNDEEENFAELLKKEETLEKGTIKEGLIVSINENDGYAMVSVGGKTEGRLALSEITDEKGQLLYQKNDPIIVHVSEKGEHPSVSYKKAISQQKIQAKIEELGENYENAIIEGKIVGKNKGGYIVESQGVEYFLSRSHSSLKNDANHIGKRIKACIIRVDKENHSINISRKRFFEVNDKRQLEVSKELLEATEPVLGVVRQITPFGIFVEVKGVEGLVHYSEISHKGPVNPEKYYKEGDEVCVKAIAYDEEKRRLSLSIKATIEDPWEEIQDKLKPGYAIKVVVSNIENYGAFVDIGNDIEGFLHVSEISWDKNVSHPSKYLSVGQEIDVKIIDIDPKNRRLRVSLKQLTNKPFDVFESKHQVGDVLEGKVATLTDFGAFLNLGGVDGLLHNHDAFWDKDKKCKDHYKIGDVIKVKILKINKKDKKISLSAKHLVTSPTEEFAQKHKTDSVIQGKVVSIKDFGVFINADGIDVLIKNEDLNPLKKDEIKIGQEITCVVVAIEKSNNKVRASVYRLERKKEKEELQAFNTSDDKMTLGDILKEKL
- a CDS encoding 4-hydroxy-3-methylbut-2-enyl diphosphate reductase; this encodes MEIKMAKDYGFCFGVKRAIQIAEKNQNSLIFGSLIHNAKEINRLEKNFNVKIEEDPKKIPKNKSVIIRTHGIPKQDLEYLKNKGVKITDATCPYVIKPQQIVESMSKEGYQIVLFGDINHPEVKGVISYATNQALVINSLEELQEKKLQRKVALVSQTTKQTPKLLQIASYLVERCTEVRIFNTICNATSYNQKAALDLSKEVDIMIVVGGKTSSNTKQLLSIAKQHCEDSYLVEDENELELAWFKDKKLCGITAGASTPDWIIENVKQKISTI
- a CDS encoding UDP-2,3-diacylglucosamine diphosphatase; this encodes MLESYALKSGAVFISDAHFLPKSPHLINTLKELLRAKPPQVFFMGDIFHVLVGYLPLDKEQQKIIGLIHALSEISQVFYFEGNHDFSMRFVFNSKVVVFERQNQPVLFQHDNKRFLLAHGDLFTTKAYEFYITQLTSTWARFFLTFLNLLSFKTLYPLFKKLIYQKPIRLWELDPKELKAFIEKRLKAYQNYIKNLNIGNIDGIIEGHFHLKSGAKIPLNAPIYCPLPSFYYEQSLFKVSSSVLEPSQNKDA
- the cheAY2 gene encoding chemotaxis histidine kinase/response regulator CheAY2, producing the protein MDDLQEIMEDFLIEAFEMNEQLDQDLVELEHNPEDLDLLNRIFRVAHTIKGSSSFLNLNILTHLTHNMEDVLNRARKGEIKITPDIMDVVLRSIDLMKTLLVTIRDTGSDANNGKENEIEEAVKQLQAITSQNLDGTKETSGTKEVSKEEVKKEVKEENKENKAKTPTAENPASDNPLADEPDLDYTNMSAEEVEAEIERLLNKRQEADKERRAQKKQEAKPKQEVTPTKETPKTETKAKAKADTEENKAPSIGVEQTVRVDVRRLDHLMNLIGELVLGKNRLIRIYSDVEERYDGEKFLEELNQVVSSISAVTTDLQLAVMKTRMQPVGKVFNKFPRMVRDLSRELGKSIELIIEGEETELDKSIVEEIGDPLIHIIRNSCDHGIEPLEERRRLNKPETGKVQLSAYNEGNHIVIKISDDGKGLDPVMLKEKAIEKGVISERDAEGMSDREAFNLIFKPGFSTAKVVSNVSGRGVGMDVVKTNIEKLNGIIEIDSEVGVGTTQKLKIPLTLAIIQALLVGVQEEYYAIPLSSVLETVRISQDEIYTVDGKSVLRLRDEVLSLVRLSDIFKVDAILESNSDVYVVIIGLADQKIGVIVDYLIGQEEVVIKSLGYYLKNTRGIAGATVRGDGKITLIVDVGAMMDMAKSIKVNITTLMNESENTKSKNSPSDYIVLAIDDSSTDRAIIRKCLKPLGITLLEATNGLEGLEMLKNGDKIPDAILVDIEMPKMDGYTFASEVRKYNKFKNLPLIAVTSRVTKTDRMRGVESGMTEYITKPYSGEYLTTVVKRSIKLEGDQS
- a CDS encoding menaquinone biosynthesis decarboxylase, whose product is MRDFLKLLKKHDELEIIDTPLEVDLEIAHLAYIEAKKPNGGKALLFTQPIRKEHGQIKTFDMPVLMNAFGSFKRLDLLLKTPIESLQQRMQAFLHFSAPKNFTEGLKVLKDLWDLRHIFPKKTTRPKDLIIKQDKEVNLWDLPVLKTWEKDGGAFITMGQVYTQSLDHKKKNLGMYRLQVYDKNHLGLHWQIHKDSQLFFHEYAKAKVKMPVSIAIGGDLLYTWCATAPLPYGIYELMLYGFMRGKKACVMPCLSNPLSVPKDCDIVIEGFVDCEKLELEGPFGDHTGYYTPIEPYPVLEVKTISYKKDSIYLATVVGKPPLEDKYMGYLTERLFLPLLQMNAPNLIDYYMPENGVFHNLILAKIHTRYNAHAKQVMHAFWGVGQMSFVKHAIFVNEDAPNLRDTNAIIEYILENFSKEKILISQGICDALDHASPEYAMGGKLGIDATSKSNTPYPTLLNDNALLALLQDKMPNIVLLKQYYPHTRNPICFISVEKKDKSVIELAKNLLGFEEHLRIVIFVEHISNDLNNPYMLLWRIVNNIDAKRDILTSKHCFFIDATNKGVMDKHFREWPTETNCSMEVIENLKKKGLLKDFETLNQKFHLTHSFSTHKEDL
- a CDS encoding YggS family pyridoxal phosphate-dependent enzyme, which produces MLDYRQRIDTLITKIEKARIAYSRHHIVKIVAVSKNASLEAIQHYYNCSQRAFGENRVQDLKTKMRSLEHLPLEWHMIGSLQENKINALLNLKPALLHSLDSLKLALKIEKRCEVLGVNLNALLQVNSAYEESKNGVVPEETLEIYSQISETCKHLKLKGLMCIGAHVDDEKEIEKSFTTTKKLFDRLKNASILSMGMSDDFELAIACGANLLRIGSFLFKE
- the serA gene encoding phosphoglycerate dehydrogenase → MYQVAICDPIHAKGIQILEAQKDIVLHDYSKCPKNELLEKLTPMDALITRSMTPITSDFLKPLTNLKSIVRAGVGVDNIDLESCSQKGIVVMNIPTANTIAAVELTMAHLINAVRSFPCANDQIKHQRLWKREDWYGTELKNKKLGIIGFGNIGSRVGIRAKAFEMEVLAYDPYIPSSKATDLGVIYTKNFEDILQCDMITIHTPKNKETINMIGAKEIERMKKGVILINCARGGLYNEDALYEALETKKVRWLGIDVFSKEPGIHNKLLDLPNVYATPHIGANTLESQEEISKQAAQGVMESLRGSSHPHALNLPMQAFDASAKAYLNLAQKLGYFSSQIHKGVCQKIELSLCGEINQFKDALVAFALVGVLKPVVGDKINYINAPFVAKERGIEIKVSLKESASPYKNMLSLTLNAANGSISVSGTVFEEYILKLTEIDGFHIDIEPKGKMLLFRNTDIPGVIGSVGNAFARHGINIADFRLGRNTQKEALALIIVDEEVSLEVLEELKNIPACLSVHYVVI
- the cheV3 gene encoding chemotaxis protein CheV3, which translates into the protein MAEKTANDLKLSEIELVDFRIYGMQEGVPYEGIYGINVAKVQEIIPMPTLFEYPTNLDYIIGVFDLRSTIIPLIDLAKWIGIVPDKSKENEKIVIITEFNNVKLGFLVHSARRIRRISWKDVEPASFSASNSINKENITGTTRIENDKTLLILDLESILDDLKLNEDAKNTKDTPNKERFEGEVLFLDDSRTARKTLKNHLSKLGFSITEAVDGEDGLNKLEMLFKKYGDDLRKHLKFIISDVEMPKMDGYHFLFKLQKDPRFAYIPVIFNSSICDNYSAERAKEMGAVAYLVKFDAEKFTEEISKILDKNA